Within the Saccharopolyspora gloriosae genome, the region CACCCCGCCTCCACCACCCACGCCCAACTCACCGAACCCGAACAACGAGCGGCGGGGGTGACCCCGGGCCTGATCCGTCTGTCGGTGGGGTTGGAGGACGTCGAAGACCTGATCGCGGACCTGTCGACGGGACTGGCCGCAGCGGGATGTGACCTGGGGGACGAGGCATAAGCGGCGAGTCCGTGTACGCGTCGTCGTCATCGGCTTTCTCAGTCGTGCGTGTGCTCCTGAAGTGACCTTGGGTTGAGGTGAGTGCTCGGCTCGGCCCTGCGCCCTTGGCATGCGCGATGGGACGGCTCAGGCAGCAGCCCGCGACCTACATCGGTGTCCTGGCTGACTTGCTCGAACACGGAACCCTGCCGTCTTTGATCTCAGGTGCAGTCATCTGGAGCGCAGCTGCGGTACACTCAGAGTGCTTCTCACGTCAAAGTACGACGAAAACGGCGTTAAGAGCGCATGTGAGCAACGCGTAAGGGGTAGCTGTGCTACTACGCTTCAGGGCTGAGAACCACCGGTCACTTCGAGATGAGGCTGAGCTGTCGCTCGTCTCCTCGACGGCACGTGGACCCGCTCCACTGGACGAAAACTGGCAAGATTTCACGGTTAGAGTTGCGGGGATATATGGAGCGAACGCATCTGGGAAATCCAATGTTCTCCACGCTCTGGATTTTATGAGTCGTGCCGTCATGTTCTCGGCCACCAAATGGGGCGCCGAAGACGATTTTCCTTATCATCCGTTTTCTCTCGATTCAACCCATCGAGAAATGTCCTCGACCTATGAGATCGATATTGTAGTCGATGAGGTCCGGTATACGTATGGTTTTGAATCGATTTCTTCCGGAGTTTCTTCTGAGTGGCTCTATTCTTACCCTGCGCGACGTCGACGCGTCTTGTTTGAGCGAAAATCAGGGCAAACTCCCGAGATGAGTTTCGGGCGCAGCTTGGTCGGGGAGAATGCAACCATAAGTAAGTTGACGCGACCTACTGCTCTGTTTCTTTCGGTGGCGGCAAACAACAATCACCCCGTTCTCAAGCGGATTCACCATGAGATTTGCCAATTCAAGTATGCCCGATACACGGAGCAGGATAAGCGGAGCCGAATTCGGCTGGCGACCAGCCTTATTAAGGATACTGGAATCGCGCGACAGGCTCAGGCGCTGCTTCGTTTCGCAGATCTGGGAATCAAGGGTGTTGAGCTCAACGAGAAGGACCTCGGTCCGGAGCTCAGGAAAACATTCGAAAGGGTTCTTTCTGCTATATCTGGAGGCGAAGAGGGAGAAGGTTCGGCGATCGCCGAAGTCGATAAGTACTTGGAGGGAATTCGGAGTCAAATCAGGTTCATTCATTCCGGAGGCGATTCCGATAGTCATCAGTATGGTCTGGAAATGTCTGACCAGAGTGCCGGGACTGTTGCATGGCTGAGTATTGGTGTACCTGCCTTGGTGTCCTTGGAGGCCGGCGATGTATTTATGGTCGATGAGATTGACTCGAGTCTCCATCCGCGGCTCACTGCGGCTCTCATCCACATGTTCAAAGACCCTGCCATCAATCCATCTGGGGCACAGCTGATCTTCACCTCGCACGATTCGTCGCTGATGGGAAAGATGCTCGACGGTGTGCTTGCCTCTGAGGAAATCTGGTTCACGGAGAAGAGGAATGATGGGGCGACTGAGCTTTATGCCCTAGAGGAGTTTGCCGTTCGGAAAAATGAAAATTTCGAGCTTAGGTATCTCCAGGGGCGTTATGGGGCCATTCCCATGATTGACTCTGAAGATCTCCGCCTTGCGTTGGTCGGTCGAGGTGAAAATGGCTAAAAAATTTCAGGACAAGGCCGATCTTCGTCGCCCTCGAGGGAGGAGAGTTGAACGATCTCGGGTATTGATCGTAACCGAAGGAGAGTGTACGGAGGTTCAGTACTTTAAGAATCTTTGCAAGCATCTGAGGGCAACCGGAACGAACGTGATGGGCGTCGACGTGAAGGGGGCTGGTCGTGATCCGTCAAATGTGGTGAACAAGGCGGGAAAGGCGTCTCAAAATGGTTCGTTGATTGGAAGAGAAGGGGGTTACGATGCGGTGTGGTGCGTGTTCGATGTTGACGAGCACGAAAAACTGGAAGCTGCCACTGAGTTAGCTCGAAAACGCGGTTTCAAACTGGCGATCAGCAATCCATGCTTTGAGGTCTGGCTACTGTGGCATTTTGAAGACTGTTACAAACATTTGTCGACGGACCAAGCTGGGAAGATGCTCAAAAAGCACGGCGTGCTTGGCAAGAACATGCCAGAAAACTTTGACTATGGGAATTCAAGGAAAGCGCGAAGTCGTGCCGAAAGTGCGCTTGAGGATATTCCCGTGAACCCTGGCTCGCGAGTGTGGGTTCTGGTTGATCATCTCGAATCCGGAAAACGAGTGGGTTCTTAGAGTCTTGATACTGGGGGTCTGTGGTGGAGCAGTTCGAGGTCAACCCCGCGTGCGCCTGATGGCGATGGTCGCCGCTGTTTCGCCGAGGCCTGTGAACAGGGCCGTGGCGTCGTTGACGAGTTGGTCGCGGTCGACGGGGGTGTGGCCGTTGAGCCAGCTCATGAGGAGTTCGCTGAAGCCGCCGACGAGCACGGCCGCGGTGATGCCGGTGATCGGATCGCCGGGGGGTGGGTCGCCGCGGGTGGCGTCGGCTTCGACGTAGCGGGCGATGAGGTGGCCGGTTTCGATGCGGCGGCGGTTGAGCGCTTCGTTGCCGAGGGCTTCGACGTAGAGGACTCGTGCGCGGCGGCGGTCTTCGGCCACGAAGCGGGTGGTCGTGTCGACGACGGCGTGCACTCGGGCGTGGGAGTCGTTTCCGGCGGCCTCGGCGGCGGTGCGGACTTCGGTGTGCAGATCGTCGATCAGGCGGTCGTAGAGCGCGACGACCAGGGCGTTGAGGTCGGGGAAGCTCTCGTAGAAGTAGCGCGGGTTCAGCCGGGCGTGCTGGCACACGGCGCGCACCGAGGTGCCGGACCAGCCTTCGGTGCCGAGCAGGTCGAGTGCGGCGTCGAGCAGCAGTGCGCGCCGCTCCGCGACTCGGTCCGCGGGCGGTTTTCCGGCCCAACGGCCGGGTTTGGCGGTTTCATCGAAGGCTGACAACGCGCGTCACCTTACTTCCCGTCTGTTGAGCTCTTGGTGTGCGCCGGTCGGTGCGGCAGGGGGGCGAGCCCCGGTGCGGAGAGCGCGGCCGGTCGGTGGCCGTGAGTGATCGGGTATTGGCAACGGGTGTTGCCATGACCTATATTTGGACACAGCCGTTGCCAAAATGTCAGATCGGTGATTTCGCCCGCATGGCAACGGAAAGCCTTCCCGACTCGTCGCTGTCCGGATCACGGACCGCTCTCGTCCGCAAGCTCCCCGCTCATGTCAAAGGAGACCGTCGATGCCTGAGCGCACCGTCGCCGTCAACGGCGCCGAGCTGCACGTCGTGGAGGAGGGCACCGGTCCGCCGGTGATCTTCGCGCACGGCTTCCCGGAACTCGCTTACTCGTGGCGCCACCAACTGCCCGCCATCGCCGCCGCCGGATACCGCGCGATCGCTCCGGACCAGCGGGGATACGGCCGCTCCAGCAAGCCGGACGAGGTCGCCGCCTACGACATGCGGCACCTGACCGGCGACCTCATCGCGCTGCTCGACGACCTCGGGGAGCAGCGGGCCGTGTTCGTCGGCCACGACTGGGGATCGATGGTGGTGTGGCAGACGGCCTTGCTGCACCCGGACCGCGTCGCCGGGGTGTGCGGGATGAGCGTGCCGTTCTCGCCGCGCCCGCTGCGCCCGCCCACCGAGCTGTGGCGGGAGGCGTTCCGTGACCGGTTCTTCTACATCCTGCACTTCCAGGAAACCGGTGTCGCCGACGCCGAACTCGCCGCGGATCCGGCGACCACGATGCGCAGGCTGCTGTGCGGAGTCCGGACGGAACCGGGTGTGGAATCGGGGCTGGTCTCCGCCGCCGACGGCCGCAACTTCCTCGACCGCTTCCCGGAACCGGACGGACTGCCCGCTTGGCTGAGCCAGGCGGACCTCGACCACTACGTGGCGGAGTTCGCCCGCACCGGGTTCACCGGCGGCCTGAACTGGTACCGCAACTTCGACCGCAACTGGGAGATCACCCCCGAACTCGCCGGGGCGAAGGTGCAAGTGCCCAGCGCGTTCATCGGCGGCGAACTGGATCCGGTCCTGGTCGGCGCACCACCGTCCACTCAGGACGGATGGCTCACGCGGCATCAGGGAGACGTGCTGGTGCCGGACGCGGGGCACTGGGTGCAGCAGGAGAAACCGGACGAGGTCAACGCCGCGCTGCTGTCGTTCTTCGACTTCGTCGACAGGCAGGAGATCGCGTGAACCGGCCCATGAACTTCGGAGTCTTCTACGCCCCGTTCCACCCGACCGGCCAGGATCCGACGCTGGCGCTGGAGTACGACCTGCGGCGGGTCGAGGCGCTCGACGAGTACGGATTCGACGAGGCGTGGTTCGGCGAACACCACTCCGGCGGCTACGAGATCATCGGCTCCCCGGAGATCTTCATCGCCGCCGCCGCGCAGCGCACCCGGAACATCAAGCTCGGCACCGGAGTGGTGTCGCTGCCGTACCACCACCCGTGGCTGCTGGCCGACCGGCTGGTGCTGCTCGATCACCTCACTCGGGGTCGCCTCATCTTCGGGGCCGGTCCCGGAGCGTTGCCCACCGACGCCGCCATCCTCGGCATCGATCCCGTTGAGCAGCGGCGCATGATGGCCGAGTCGCTGGAGGCGATCCTCGCGCTGTTCAACGAGGACGGGACGGTCAGCCGCCGCACCGACTGGTTCGAGATGAACGAGGCGCGGCTCCAGCTGCGCCCGTACTCGTGGCCGCACCCGGAGGTCGCGGTGGCGGCGATGGTCTCGCCGTCCGGTCCGCGACTGGCCGGCCTGCACGGCGCTTCGCTGCTGTCGCTGTCGATGTCCGCGCTCGCCGACGGATTCGCCGCCATCGGACGAGCCTGGGGCGTCGTCGAAGAGGAAGCCGAGAAGGCCGGGCGTCCCGCGCCGGACCGGGCGAACTGGCGGGTCCTGGGCGCGATGCACCTGGCCGAGACGAAGGAGCAGGCCATCGCCGACTGCACCTACGGGTTGCCGGAGTTCGGCGCGTACTTCGGCGGCGGCGCCGGATTCGTGCCGCTGGCCCAGCAGGTCGACGGTGAGCCGGAGTCCCGCCACGAGTACGCGGCGGCGTACGCGGAATCCGACAGCGTCGTGATCGGCACGCCGGACGACGCCATCGCGCACATCGAGGTGCTGCTCGACCAGTCCGGCGGGTTCGGCACGTTCCTGATGCTGGGCCACGACTGGGCATCGCCGGAGCGCACGCTCAACTCGTACCGGCTGTTCGCCCAGTACGTCCTGCCGCACTTCAAGGGCAGGTTGAGCGCGCCGCGAGCCTCCCACGAGTGGGCCACCGGCAAGCGCGAAGAGCTGTTCGGGCGGGCAGGCGAGGCCATCGGCAACGCCATTGAATCGCACGCCGCCGAACAGGAGAGCCCCTGATGCGCGCGGCGGTGCTCAACTCCGGCCGCGTGTTCGTCCGCGACGACATCGCCGAGCCCCGGCCGGGCGCGGGGCAGGTGCTGGTGCGGGTGCGGGCGTGCGGGATCTGCGGCTCGGACCTGCACTTCGCCCGGCACGGCGCGGACATGCTGGCGCTGGGCCGGGAGATGAGCGGGTTACCGTTCGAATCCGACGAGCTCGACCTGGCCCGCGATGTCCACATGGGACACGAGTTCGCGGCCGAGGTGCTGGAAGTGGGGCCGGACGCCGAGACCGCGGTGCGCCCGGGTCAGCTCGTGACCTCGTTTCCCGTGCTGCTGGCCGAGAGCGGCCCGGTGCCGATCGTGTACTCGAACACCGTGCACGGCGGCTACGGCGAACGGATGCTGCTGTCGGCGCCGATGGTGCTCCCGGTGCCCAACGGGTTGCCCCCGCACCACGCCGCGCTCACCGAACCGATGGCGGTCGGGTTGCACGCGGTGAACATGGCCGCGCCCTCGGACGAGGGCGCCGTCGTGCTGGGCTGCGGTCCGGTGGGGCTCGCCGTGATCGCCGCGCTGCGCGCCAGAGGCGTCGCGCCGATCGTCGCCGCGGACTTCTCCCCGGCGCGGCGCGGGCTCGCCGAACGCCTCGGCGCGCACCACGTCGTCGACCCCGCCGAGGAGACCGGCTGGGCGGCGTGGCGCCGGGTCGGCGGTGATCGGCGGCTCGTCGTGTTCGAGGCCGTCGGCGTGCCCGGCGTGCTCAACGACGTGCTGCGCCACGCCCCGGCCGGGTCCCAGGTCGTTGTGGTGGGCGTGTGCATGGGCGACGACGTGATCAACCCCTACTTCGCCATCACCAAGCAGCTCGCCGTCCGGTTCGCCTTCGGCTACGAACCCGCGGAGTTCGCGGAGTCGCTGCGAGCCATCGCCGAAGGCGACGTCGACGTCGCCCCACTGGTGACCGCTCGGGTCGGGCTGGACGACGTGCCGTGGGCGTTCGAGGCCCTCGGCGATCCCGAAGAACACTGCAAGATCATTGTGGAGCCGTGACGCATGACGAACTGGACCGAGCTCGCCACCGACCTGGCGGCGGAATTCGCCGAACGGGCGGCTGAGGTCGACCGCAGCGGCCGCTTCGCCGCTGAGAACCTGGATCGCCTCCGGGAGACCGGGTACCTGAAGATCGCGGTGCCGACGGAGTTCGGCGGTGGCGGCGCGGGCCTCGCCACCGTCGCCGAGTGCCAGCGCATCCTCGCCGGGGGCTGCGCTTCGACGGCGCTGGCGGCGAACATGCACGTGTTCGGCCTGGGCTCGGCGGCCGAGAGCTGGTACGCCGGGGACCGCACCACGGAGCCGATCTTCCGGCTCGTCGCGGGCGGCACGATCGTCGGCGGCAGCCTCACCGACGCGGCCACCGGGCTCAACGTGCGCACCTCCTCGACCCCGGCGAAGCGCACCGACGGCGGCTACGTGATCACCGGCCGGAAGTCGTTCTGCTCGCTGGCGCCGGTGCTCGGGTTCTTCTGGGGCACCGCCGCCGACACCGAGACCGGTGAGCTCCTGCTGTTCGGGCTGCAGCGGGACACCGCCGGCCTGAACTTCGTGGACACCTGGGACACGATGGCGATGCGCGGCACCGGCTCGTGGGACGTGAAGTTCGACGAGGTGTTCGTGCCGGACGCCGCGGTGCAGCGTGGCCGGGCGCCGGGCGATCCGCAGGTGTGGGACGAGGTGCAGGAGCGGGGTTTCGCCTGGTTCGCATTCACCGTCGCATCGATCTACCTGGGCGTGGCGCGGAGGGCCGTGCGGTTCGCCTACGACTACGTCACGAACCGGACCGTCACCGGGGCGAGCCTGCCGATGGCTCGGCAGCCCGCGCAGGTGTTCAACGCCAGCCGCATCGAACTGCTGCTGCGACCGGCGGAAGCGCTCGTCGCCGACGGGCTGCGCAGGCGCGAAGCGGGAGAGGTGCTCGCTCCGGCCGACCTCAACACCATCAAGTACGTGGCGGTGAACGCCGCCGACGAGGCGGTGGACCAGTGCGTGCGGATGGTCGGCGGGCACGGCATCTTCCGGAAGCTGCCGCTGGAACGGTTCTACCGGGACGTGCGGGCGGGGCAGTTCCACCCGCCGAACAACGACGTGGCACTGGAGACGATCGGCAAGAGCGCGCTCGGCATCGACCCGCTCGCCGAACCCCGCTGGCCTAGCGACTGATCCGTTCCGGGCCGAGCAGCTCGGGAGCGTAGGCGAGCAACAGCCGCAGCGCGCTGACCGGTGCGGAGACCGGGTCCGGCACCGCGAGATCGTGAGCCAGGTGCCCGCCGCGGTAGGTCGGTTCCGAGATGGTGACGTCGGTGAACCAGCGCAGGAAATCCGCCGGGGGCAACGGCAGCCCCACCGTCCCGATCAGCGCCTCGTTCAGCGCGAGCAACGCGGTCTGCGGGTTGCGCAGCAGCCACCGGTAGAAGTCCGAGAAGTCGTAGATCTGCTGGTCCACCCTGCTCGCCACCGCGCCGTGGGCCTCCGCCAAGCGCACGCCGTGCTCGGTGGAGGCCTGCTCGGCGTTGCCCCACGCCGGATCGTGCACCCACCGGTCGGTGAGCTCGCCGCGGTGCAGCCGGCGCAGGTAGTCCGCCCACAGCTCGGAGCCCGGGTTGCCGAAGTCGTCGTCGGACCGGCCCAGCGCGATCGCCGCGCCGCGCTCGACGCCCTCCAGAATTCCCGCGTCCACGTAGGAGATCCAGCTGCCGGGTGCGCCGAAGCCGTTCTCGTCGAAGAACCGGATGATGCCCTCGATGTTGCGCCAGTGCCGGAATCCGGGGATGTAGTCGGCGGCGATCTCGTCCTGGATCGCGCGCACGAACACCAGCCGTTCCGCCAACGGCAGCCGGTCCAGGTCCTCGGCGGAGCAGTCCAGCGTCGCCGCGCAGGCCGTTCCGTCGCGGGCGGGCGCACCGCTCGCCGGCGGGCAGCCGAGCGCGATCAAAGTGGGGACCAGCAGTAGCAATGCGGTGCCGCGCAGGCGGCCGAGCCGAAGTCGCACCGGTGTCCTCCCGGAAAGCGGAAAACGATCACCGGCTAGTTCAGCAGCCGGGGAGCCGATCACCGCGCTTTCGCCGCCGAACCCACCCGATCGGATGATCAGAGGCAGCGGTGCCCACTCGGAACGCGACGTGGAGCGGAGGTCGTAGAGTCGGAGGCATGGTCCAGCACGGGGATCGCTCGGTGATCGCGACGAATCGCCGGGCGCGGCACCACTACACGATCGTCGATACCTACGAGGCCGGACTCGTCCTGGTCGGCACCGAGGTGAAGAGCCTGCGCCTCGGCCGGGCGTCGCTGGCGGAGGCCTTCGCCACCGTCGACGGCGGCGAGGTGTGGCTGCGCAACCTGCACATCGCGGAGTACTGGCACGGCAGCTGGACCAATCACACGCCGCGCCGCACCCGCAAGATGCTGTTGCACGCCAAGGAGATCCGCGGTTTGAACGTGCGCGCCAGGGAAACCGGGTTCGCGCTCGTCCCGCTGTCGATGTACTTCAGCGACGGCTGGGTCAAGGTCGAGCTCGCGCTGGCGCGGGGCAAGAAGAACTGGGACAAGCGCCGCGACATCGCGGCCCGCGACGCGGAGCGCGACATGGCCCGCGGCATCGGCTGGCAGCTCAAAGGCCACCCGGCGGGGAAGGGGCGACGCCGCCCACCGGAAGACCCGGTGCTGCGCTACACCCCGTGAGCCGGGATGGGTGCGGCCGAGACGGGAGTCGGGTGCACGCCCGTGCTCGGCCGCGACTCAGTCCTCGTCCGGCTTGGCGTGGTTCGGGACGCCGGGGTTCGGGTCGCGCGAGAGGTCGATCAAGGGATCGATGTCGGCGCCTTCAGGGGCGGCGTGGTCGGCGACGCCGGGATTCGGGTCGCGGGACGGGTCGATCAACGGGTCGGGCTCGCTCATGCCGTGCCTCCTCTGGTTCCGGTTCCTCATCGGTGCCACTTGACGGCACGGTGTCCAGGATGCCTGGTGCCGCACCGGGCAGGAGCACCGGGGAGGGCGCAATGTGCACCGTGGGTGACCGGATGATGACCCGTCCGGCCCGGAAGACGAGCATGAAGATCAGCTGATCGGTTCGGCACGGAAGGAGCCAGGTGTCCGCGGAGGAGTACCTGCCAGCCCTGGAAGAGGAAATGCGTGCGATGGGGCGCCGCACCCGGCTGCGCACGCGTGAGCTCGCCCGCGCCGTGCATCCGCGGCTCGACCCGACGGCGTATCCGCTGGTGGTCCTGCTGTCGAAGGACGGGGCGATGCGCGTGTCGGCGATCGCGGCTGCGCTGTCGCTGGACAAGTCCACGGTGAGCAGGCAGGTCGACGCCGTGGTGCGCATCGGGCTCGCCGAGCGCGTGCCCGACCCCAGCGACGCCCGCGCCCGCTTGGTCGTGCTCACCGAGCAGGGCCGCACGAAAGTCGCCGCGCAGCTCGCCGACCAGGCGAAGCGCTGGCGCGAGGCGCTGGGCGGTTGGGACCCGGACGACGTCGCCGAACTCACCCGGTTGCTGCATCGCCTCGGCGAGGCGGACCTGTAGGAGTCGTTTCAGCGGAACCTCAGTGGCCGGGTGCTGCGACCCGGGGGACTGGTTGCACGATGCAACCGATCGCGTATGGTTGCAGGTATCAACCATTGCCCGTGGACACCGATCTGCGGTGACGGCCTGAAGGGGTCGCCGGGCGGTCCAGGTTGATCCCACGACGTTCCCCACAGGAGATTCCCCGTGTCCAACGCGGACGAGCCCGTACCTGCCTCCACGGCCGAAGAGAGCGGCCGCATGACGCAGTCCCAGATCATCAAGGCGCTGGTCGGGATGCTGCTGGCGATGATGACGGCCCTGCTGTCCTCGACCATCGTCTCGACCGCGTTGCCCACGATCATCACCGAGCTGCACGGCAGCCAGGACCAGTACACCTGGGTGGTCACCGCGACCCTGCTCGCCTCCACGGCCACCACCCCGATCTGGGGCAAGCTCGCCGACCTGTTCAGCAAGAAGCTGCTGGTGCAGATCGCGATCGGCATCTTCACCATCGGCTCCGTCGCGGCCGGGCTCGCGCAGTCGGTCGACACGCTCATCGCGTGGCGTGCGCTGCAAGGGCTCGGGCTCGGTGGCCTGCAATCGCTGGTGATGATCGTGGTCGCGGCGATGATCAGCCCGCGGGAGCGCGGCAAGTACACCGGCCCGATCGCCGCGGTGATGTCGGTGGCCACCGTCGCCGGACCGCTGCTGGGCGGCTTCATCGTCGACACGAGCTGGCTCGGCTGGCGGTGGTGCTTCTTCATCGGAGTGCCGTTGGCGGTGGTCGCGCTGATCGTCGTGCAGCGCACCCTCGACCTGCCCGTCGTCACACGCCGGGTGCGGGTCGACTACCTCGGTGCCGCGCTCATCGCGGGCGGAGTGTCCGCGCTGCTGATCTGGGTGACGCTCGGCGGCAAGCAGTTCGCCTGGGGCTCGGGGATGTCGTTGGCGCTGGCCGGATTCGGCGTGGTGCTGCTGGCGCTGGCCATCGCGGTGGAGGCCCGGGTGCCGGAGCCGATCATCCCGCTGCGGTTGTTCCGCGACCGCACCACGGCACTGGCCACCATCGCCAGCATCGCCGTCGGCATCGCCATGTTCGGTGGTGCGGTGTTCCTCGGGCAGTACTTCCAGATCGCCCGTGGCTACAGCCCCACCGCGGCCGGGCTGCTGACGCTGCCGATGGTGATCGGATCGATGCTCTCCTCGGCCGGATCCGGCGCGCTGATCACCCGTTTCGGCCGCTGGAAGGGTTACCTGGTCGGAGGCGGCGTGCTCACGGTCGTCGGGTTCGGGTTGCTGGGCACGATCACCGAGAGCACGAACATGGTGCTGCTCGGCTGCTACCTGTTCCTGCTCGGCTGCGGCATGGGCATGATGATGCAGAACCTGGTGCTGGCCGTGCAGAACACCGTCGCCGCATCGGACTTGGGAGCGGCGAGCTCCACGGTGACGTTCTTCCGCTCGCTCGGCGGCACCGTCGGGGTCTCGGTGCTGGGCGCGGTGCTGGCGACCGAGGTGAGCGACCGGATCGCGCGGGGACTGGCCGCGATCGGCATCGACCTCCCGGCGGGCGGCGATGCCGGCGGGGTGGGGCTGGGCAGCCTGAACCAGCTGCCGCCACCGCTAGTCGACATCGTGCGCGGCGCCTACGGCAACGGCACCGCCACGATCTTCGTGGTGGCAGCGGCGTTGGCCGCGGTCTCGCTGATCGCCGTGCTCGGCATCAAGGAGGTCCCGCTGCGGACCGAGAGCGGCTTCGAACGGCAGCAGGCTCAGAAGGCCGCGGTCTGAGCCGGAGATCGTCCCATCCGGAGCAGAGCGGGGCGATCCCTGGTGAGGTTCGTTACTGAGCGAGTTCTCAAGATCGGGATTAGCCAGGTCATGCCGGATCTCCAGCGCTGGAAGGACGAATCGCAGCGGCCAACGGGTGGTTGTCGTCACCTCCGGTGATCACTACTTTGGGTGAATGGCTGGTGATCAAGAAAGGTGGCGGGAGCTCGGGGTGGACGTGGAGCTCCCGAGCGCGGCCCGCGTGTACGACGCGTACCTCGGTGGCGCGCACAACTTCGCGGCGGACCGGGCGTTCGTGGCCAGGGCCAAGGAGAAGCTGCCGCACATCGCCGATGTGGCCCGCTGGAACCGCACCTTCCTGCGCCGCGCGGTGCAGACCATGGCCGAGGAGGGCATCGACCAGTTCCTCGACATCGGCGCGGGCCTGCCCACCGTGGGCAACACGCACGAGATCGCGCACCAGACGAACCCGGACGCCCGCGTGCTCTACGCGGACAACGAGCCGGTGGCGGTCGTGCAGACCAAGGAGCTGCTCGACTCGGTGCCCGGAACCGATGTGGTGCAAGGGGATTTCCTCGAACCCGAGTCGATCCTCGCCGCACCGGCCACCAGGGAACTGCTCGACTTCACCCGGCCCATCGGCGTGCTCGCGGTGGCACTGCTGCACTTCATCCCCCGCGGCCGGCACCCGGAAGCGGCACTGGAGAAGTACAAGGACGCGCTGCCCGCCGGGAGCAGGCTCGCGATCAGCCACGCCACCGTCGACGGCGTCGCGGAACCCGTGCGGTCGCAGACGCTGGATTTCATCGACTCCTACAAGGACACCCAGAACCCCGGCTTCACCGCCCGCGACGAGCTGGAGTTCCGCCGCTTCTTCACCGGCTGGGAACTGCTCGACCCCGGCGTCGCGTTCACCTCGGAATGGCGTTCCGACCTGACCGAGGTGGACGAGTTCGCCACGGAGAACCCGCAGAACGCCGTGTGCTTCGCCGCGGTGGGGCGCAAGCCGTAGCCGGATGCCGCGGAACGAACCGTCGGAGTCGGACGGGTCCGTGCCTCGGCGCCGTTCGACGCCGGGGACCGGAGGACGCAGCCGTGCCGCGGAGGGACTACTCGCCCCTCCGCGGCACCTGGGGCCGATGGATCTCACGCTGGTCTCGCCGCAGTGATCGCACTCGACGGTGACGTGGTCGTCGACCCACATGCCGCCGGCAACTCCCGCACCGTCGGCTCATCATCGACCACGAGCAGGCTCCGCGACCCCATCCCGCTCCTCGCCCGTAGACCTGATCTCCGCGTTGAGATTGGGCGCGTTCGCGGCGCGAGCGTCGCGTTCCTGCTCGCTGAACGGACTCACGGGGAGATGGGGTGTTCGGTGAAGTGGCCGCAGGAGCGGAAACCCAGGCGGTGGTAGACGGGTTCGCCGTTCGCCGATGCTTGTAGGACTGCGATGCGGTCGCCCTGGCGGCGCGCGGAGTTCAGGGCGGCGACGGTCATGGCGCCGCCGTA harbors:
- the smpB gene encoding SsrA-binding protein SmpB, which codes for MVQHGDRSVIATNRRARHHYTIVDTYEAGLVLVGTEVKSLRLGRASLAEAFATVDGGEVWLRNLHIAEYWHGSWTNHTPRRTRKMLLHAKEIRGLNVRARETGFALVPLSMYFSDGWVKVELALARGKKNWDKRRDIAARDAERDMARGIGWQLKGHPAGKGRRRPPEDPVLRYTP
- a CDS encoding MarR family winged helix-turn-helix transcriptional regulator; translated protein: MSAEEYLPALEEEMRAMGRRTRLRTRELARAVHPRLDPTAYPLVVLLSKDGAMRVSAIAAALSLDKSTVSRQVDAVVRIGLAERVPDPSDARARLVVLTEQGRTKVAAQLADQAKRWREALGGWDPDDVAELTRLLHRLGEADL
- a CDS encoding SAM-dependent methyltransferase codes for the protein MAGDQERWRELGVDVELPSAARVYDAYLGGAHNFAADRAFVARAKEKLPHIADVARWNRTFLRRAVQTMAEEGIDQFLDIGAGLPTVGNTHEIAHQTNPDARVLYADNEPVAVVQTKELLDSVPGTDVVQGDFLEPESILAAPATRELLDFTRPIGVLAVALLHFIPRGRHPEAALEKYKDALPAGSRLAISHATVDGVAEPVRSQTLDFIDSYKDTQNPGFTARDELEFRRFFTGWELLDPGVAFTSEWRSDLTEVDEFATENPQNAVCFAAVGRKP
- a CDS encoding MFS transporter, giving the protein MSNADEPVPASTAEESGRMTQSQIIKALVGMLLAMMTALLSSTIVSTALPTIITELHGSQDQYTWVVTATLLASTATTPIWGKLADLFSKKLLVQIAIGIFTIGSVAAGLAQSVDTLIAWRALQGLGLGGLQSLVMIVVAAMISPRERGKYTGPIAAVMSVATVAGPLLGGFIVDTSWLGWRWCFFIGVPLAVVALIVVQRTLDLPVVTRRVRVDYLGAALIAGGVSALLIWVTLGGKQFAWGSGMSLALAGFGVVLLALAIAVEARVPEPIIPLRLFRDRTTALATIASIAVGIAMFGGAVFLGQYFQIARGYSPTAAGLLTLPMVIGSMLSSAGSGALITRFGRWKGYLVGGGVLTVVGFGLLGTITESTNMVLLGCYLFLLGCGMGMMMQNLVLAVQNTVAASDLGAASSTVTFFRSLGGTVGVSVLGAVLATEVSDRIARGLAAIGIDLPAGGDAGGVGLGSLNQLPPPLVDIVRGAYGNGTATIFVVAAALAAVSLIAVLGIKEVPLRTESGFERQQAQKAAV